The Diorhabda sublineata isolate icDioSubl1.1 chromosome 6, icDioSubl1.1, whole genome shotgun sequence genome includes a window with the following:
- the LOC130445451 gene encoding uncharacterized protein LOC130445451, with protein MQKLHANKIENVQVLRISIPRFPFSDCSNVNMPQRKTSKKISTKKCLTPERTKNKCIDEFSRVTKNKNIPSQKGTSTKRKNRVCIGKDKESCHNLENDSDASSNVEHNRNFQKDLYVKLHNIISNDVTHKPSSDKNANSRSQTKCDERYKKHVNKELHNKQSKEAANSTLKMLTVPLPKMLRKGTVKNYFESTLEESTNQCTPDKNKIKVPIYRQQFPILTKNNSKDPYALDIIDPKESKQKKRRSSAKFNKTIYDIMKRIEKKEKKTTKKKKVTKITPSYDQKILNIMKNVLHKVNDRDSGNKKSHSSNPPLESATNSINDSSKISFPHLDIEDGFRGFDKNETTISTLNRYDSTNLEICGNKIPGSSQKNNGSPHIHVIGNILLKTIKNFEFTKAANCSHSSTTYQNETNNMSITSDMNPLDKSHNLQREFHDNIPLFCEDENCESDLDNDFEIVEVGCDEFFGFKDETDETPKDCRFYHKKKEHPWRFQGFFKRNPHMLKLKKNGLPCKEQEMVLDYEFVQRIELLCAKKSVDTSHVKEPVQTSILDYIESAHNEQDVPNRPSLFDYEEYNVDKVPRRVLGIIQSNKVISTPTKKIEEDIGSPNVSIIRSDENEENNPLKSIRKSYQRKRGEREIRKSGDVLKEDILPSVLENNYEVPQDEVHLFEDIDQGKDTDFNIDMPIFPKKRRKRLFSEGSDDEMDEKKSKRKKKNAMTKAEENEFNAWAEKMNARFAEEDKHELTIE; from the exons ATGCAGAAATTACatgcaaataaaattgaaaacgtACAGGTTTTGAGAATATCTATTCCTCGATTTCCATTTAGTGACTGCTCAAACGTTAATATGCCTCAAAgaaaaacatctaaaaaaattagtacCAAAAAGTGTCTTACTCCAGaaagaactaaaaataaatgtatagaCGAATTTTCACGagttacaaaaaacaaaaatataccaTCACAGAAGGGAACaagtacaaaaagaaaaaatagagtGTGTATAGGAAAGGATAAAGAAAGCTGCCATAATTTGGAAAACGATTCGGATGCTAGCTCTAATGTTGAACATAAtagaaatttccaaaaagaCTTATATGTGAAACTAcacaatattatttcaaatgatgtAACACACAAACCATCGTCTGACAAGAATGCTAATTCTAGGTCACAAACAAAATGTGACGAGAGATAtaaaaaacatgtaaataaGGAGCTACATAATAAGCAATCGAAAGAAGCTGCaaattcaacattaaaaatgttaactGTTCCATTACCAAAGATGTTGAGAAAAGGTacagttaaaaattatttcgaatcaACATTAGAAGAATCAACTAATCAGTGTACAcctgataaaaataaaataaaagttcctATTTATAGACAACAATTTCCGATATTAACAAAGAATAATTCTAAAGATCCTTATGCTCTTGATATTATTGATCCAaaagaatcaaaacaaaaaaaaagaagaagctctgcaaaattcaataaaaccataTACGATATAATGAAGAGAAttgaaaagaaggaaaagaaaacaactaagaagaaaaaagtaacGAAAATAACTCCAAGCTATGACCAGAAAATactgaatataatgaaaaatgttttgcaTAAAGTAAATGATCGTGACTCGGGAAATAAGAAATCACATAGTTCTAACCCACCATTGGAATCAGCaacaaattcaattaatgacagttcaaaaatttcatttccacATTTAGATATAGAAGATGGTTTCCGTGGCTTTGATAAGAATGAAACAACTATTTCCACTTTAAATCGATATGATTCTACTAACTTGGAAATTTGTGGAAATAAGATACCAGGTTCATCACAAAAAAACAATGGATCTCCTCATATACATGTTATCGGTAACATACTTttaaaaaccattaaaaattttgagtttacgAAGGCAGCAAATTGTTCTCATTCAAGTACAACTTAccaaaatgaaacaaataatatgaGTATAACTTCGGATATGAATCCATTAGATAAATCTCATAATTTGCAAAGAGAGTTTCATGATAATATTCCTCTCTTTTGTGAAGATGAAAACTGCGAATCTGATTTAGATAACGATTTTGAAATTGTAGAAGTTGGATGTGATGAATTCTTTGGTTTCAAAGATGAAACTGATGAAACACCAAAAGATTGCAGATTTTATCATAAG aaaaaagaacATCCTTGGAGATTTCAAGGTTTCTTTAAAAGAAATCCACATATGTTAAAGCTAAAAAAGAACGGTTTACCATGTAAAGAACAAGAGATGGTTCTTGATTATGAATTCGTACAAAGGATAGAATTACTGTGTGCCAAAAAATCTGTAGATACTTCACATGTAAAGGAACCAGTTCAAACTTCAATATTGGATTACATAGAAAGTGCTCATAATGAACAAGATGTACCTAATCGACCAAGTCTATTTGATTATGAGGAATACAATGTAGATAAAGTCCCCAGGAGAGTTTTGGGAATAATCCAGAGCAACAAAGTTATTTCGACACCCACAAAAAAAATAGAGGAAGATATTGGGTCTCCAAATGTGTCCATAATTCGTAgtgatgaaaatgaagaaaataatcctTTGAAATCAATAAGAAAGAGTTATCAGAGAAAACGTGGGGAGAGAGAGATTAGAAAAAGTGGGGACGTCCTGAAGGAAGATATATTGCCATcagttttagaaaataattatgaagtTCCACAAGATGAAGTTCACTTATTTGAAGACATTGACCAAGGAAAAGATAcagattttaatattgatatg